The genomic window GCATCCCTTTGCTACATGATGAGTAACGTTGGTGCTTACTGTCTATCGCTTTACGCTTCAGAAGATCTGAAAAAAGAAATTCTTCCTAAGGTTGCCAGTGGCGAGATCATCTTGGGACTCGCTTACTCAGAAACAGGAACTGGTACTCACTTCTATCTTCCAGAAATGACAGAAGACCAAAAAGACGGCTACGCAATCTTGAATGGTCGCAAGAGTTTCGTTACCACAGCTAGAGAAGCTGACTACTACTTAACGATTGCTCACAACCCAGAATCTGGTGAAAATAACCTTTGGTTAGTACCTGGCGACAGCGAAGGACTTTCATTCGACTCATACTGGAACGGCGTTGGCCTTCGTGGTAATGCTTCTGTTCCAATGATTCTTGACAATACTAAGGTTGATAACTTCTACAAGATTGAAGGAAATGGCGATGGCGACCGTTTGATTTTCATCGTTGGTTTAGCTTCAGCTTGTGCCGGAATTGCCATGGGAATCGCTAATGAAACTGCAACTTACGTTAAAAAGAGAACTTACTCAGGTGGTACATCACTAGGTGAGATCGAATCAGTTGAAACTGGTCTAGCAAATCTTTACACACGTGGTTATGCAGCTCGTGAAACATTGTTTGCTGCCGCACGTAGCGTTGACCGCGAAGACGACGATGCCTTCCAAAACGCAATCGCTGCTCGTGTCAACTCAACTAAAGCTGCTGTTGCCAATGGCTCAGAAGGTATGAAACTCTTCGGTGGTATCGGATATGTCCGCAACAAGGAACCAATGGAAAGATTAATGAGAGATTCACTAGCTGGACAAGTAATGGCACCAGGAATCGATGTTCTACGTATTTGGTTAGGTAGATTACAAGTGCAATTACCTTACATGAGACCAGAAGTTGCTGAAGAAACAACTAGCGTTAAAGAATAATTTTTCAAACGAATCGTGCATTTAAAAATAGGGGGAAATTTCAATGAGTAACAGCAAAATTAAATTAGGTGCAGTTTTATATTCACCACAAGTAACCGTAGTTTGGGGCATCATCGCTAAATATTTCGAATCACAAGGTATCGACTTGGATACTGTGTTTTACAAAGACTATCGTAAACAAGTTAAAGACTTGGTTGACGGAAACATTGACGTTGCTTGGAACTCGCCATTGGCTTATGTTGAAGCAAAGATCAGATCAAACGACACTTGTGGCTACAGCTACATGCGTGACACAGACCGCGATCGTAAGAGTACTTTCTTAGTTAAAAAAGACAGTGGTATCAAGAGTGTTGAAGACCTACGTGGCAAGACAATTGGCTTTGGTGCCATCGATTCGCCACAAGCACGTTTGATCCCAATGGAATACTTACATGAAAATGGCTTAGAACCAGGCAAAGATTACGTTGAAAAAACTTTTGACGTTGATGTCGGTCTTGATGGAGATCACGAAGGTGGAGAAGTTGATGCCTTGAAAGCACTTAAAGCAGGGGATGTTGATGTTTCTGTAACTACTGAAATCAACCGTAAAAACTGGACAATGGATGGAACAATTGATGAAAATCAAATCGTTGTAGCCGCATTAACTGGCTTATATGACCACTGCATCTTCTCAACACGTCCAGACTTCCCAGAAGACCTCAAGGAACAATTTGAAACAGCTTTAGGCAACATGGACTACAACAATCCAGAACACAAAGAAATGATGGATCTTGAAGGCTTGAAGAAGTGGATCCCAGGCAGAACTAGCGGATTCCAACTACTTGAAAAAGCCGTTGACTACTTAGATTTTTTTAAGGAGTAATACTATGACAAAATCATACCCTCTATTTCCAACGACCTTAATCGGAAGTTGGCCCAGAAGCAGGGAAGTACTGTTAGCGCTTCGTAAGCATCGCAATGGCCAAATGTCAGACGATGACTTCAATGAGTTGATCGAAAATGAAACCGCTCGGATCATCAAGCTTCAAGAAAAATTAGGGTTAGATTTCATCGTTTCTGGCGAACTTTCAAGAGACAACTACTGTTCGTTCGTTGCTGACCGTATCGGCGGCGTTGATTTATTATCAATGAACGACGTGATCGACTACGTGCCTGACAAGCAGTCGTTTGAAGATATTTTAAGCACTTTAGACGTTCCTTCGATTGCAATCAGAAACGCCATTTGTACTGGCAAATTGGAATATCATCCAATCGCCGTCAATGAATTGAAAATGTTGAAGAAATACACTGACAAGCCAGTTAAGATCACTTTGCCAGGACCATATCTACTAACTCGTTCAATGTGGCTTTCTAAGCTTTCAGGAAAAGCTTACGATAGCAAAGAAGATCTTGGTAAAGACG from Companilactobacillus sp. includes these protein-coding regions:
- a CDS encoding phosphate/phosphite/phosphonate ABC transporter substrate-binding protein; this encodes MSNSKIKLGAVLYSPQVTVVWGIIAKYFESQGIDLDTVFYKDYRKQVKDLVDGNIDVAWNSPLAYVEAKIRSNDTCGYSYMRDTDRDRKSTFLVKKDSGIKSVEDLRGKTIGFGAIDSPQARLIPMEYLHENGLEPGKDYVEKTFDVDVGLDGDHEGGEVDALKALKAGDVDVSVTTEINRKNWTMDGTIDENQIVVAALTGLYDHCIFSTRPDFPEDLKEQFETALGNMDYNNPEHKEMMDLEGLKKWIPGRTSGFQLLEKAVDYLDFFKE
- a CDS encoding acyl-CoA dehydrogenase family protein; this encodes MSNTYYENAKEFGEKYLKPYAADIDEKGRFPSESIKELRKNGYFGLVIPKEYGGQGKGVEEHAQVCTGLAESCASASLCYMMSNVGAYCLSLYASEDLKKEILPKVASGEIILGLAYSETGTGTHFYLPEMTEDQKDGYAILNGRKSFVTTAREADYYLTIAHNPESGENNLWLVPGDSEGLSFDSYWNGVGLRGNASVPMILDNTKVDNFYKIEGNGDGDRLIFIVGLASACAGIAMGIANETATYVKKRTYSGGTSLGEIESVETGLANLYTRGYAARETLFAAARSVDREDDDAFQNAIAARVNSTKAAVANGSEGMKLFGGIGYVRNKEPMERLMRDSLAGQVMAPGIDVLRIWLGRLQVQLPYMRPEVAEETTSVKE